A window of Thermodesulfobacteriota bacterium genomic DNA:
TTACCTTAGCGGCGGCGAGAAAACGAAGGTGGGTCTCGCCGGGGCGCTCGTTACAAAGCCCGAGCTACTTATACTGGACGAGCCCTTCGAGCACATCGACCCCGCCTGCAGGACCGAGCTTATCAAGCTGCTAAACCGAGTGAACCAGGAAAACGGCACCGCAATAATCCTGTCAACCCACAATATGAATACGGTCCCGCTCATCGCGGATACGGTATACTTAATCGCTGAAGGGGGCAGTATCGCGGGGAAAGGGACGCCCAAAGAGATATTCTCCCAGGTCGAGACCCTCTCCAGATGCCATATCGAGCCCCCGGTGCTGGGAGAGCTGTTCTCGGCGCTCAGGAAGCAAGGCGTCGAGATGGACGTCTCGCTCACAGTCGATGAAGCTGCTTGTACTATAGCGAACGCAATGGTATTATCGAACAACAAGACAGGCTTGGGATAATGGGCGCTCAAACTGAAAGAAGGAGAAGGCTGTCGGGGACATTCGCCGCAATATTCGCGGCGTTATTCGTCCTTGCCCTGAGTGTCCACAACCATAACTTTAATTTCGATCACGGCAAACGGGTATCGCACACAAGCGAATATTCCGGCCACTCGACTGAAACCTGTCCTGCATGCCGCCTCCAGGGACACATAAGGCTCGCTCATAGAGACGCCTCATCAGTCCGTATAGACCCCGGCGTCCCTATCGTCTTTTTAACCGAAGAAAGTTTAATCCCTATATCGTTCTTAAAACTAAGTAAACCGACCCGCTCGCCTCCCGCGGTCTGAGCCGATAACCGTCATTCCGGCTTAGGGAGCCGATCCAAACACATTCGAATTTTACATAGTCCGCGCGGTTAGCTCCGTTAATGACCGCGGGATAAACAATGCGCACCGGAACCGAGCCTTCCCCGCACCATTTTACATCCCCTCCGGAATGACGGTATCGAACCCGCTTCGATCCCATTACATTTTCGGAGGTGAGATATGGATTTCACAAGAATTATTTTGATACTGGCGATTTTTCTTGCTTCCTCTCCGTTTTTTCAGAGCGATGCCCTCGGGCAGGAGAGCGACGACGTTAAAAAAGAGCTGCGAGAGCTCAGACAGATGATGGAGAAAATGCAGCAGAGAATCACAGAGCTCGAAGAAAAGAACAAAGCCCTCGAGCAGCAGGCGAAAGAGAGAGAGGAGGAGGAAGAAATCAAGGAAGAGATAGTGGTGAAAGAAGAAACTGTCGTAACCCCTTCAGCGCCGCAGCCTCAAGAACCTCAGAGCTTTTTAGGAAAGGTAGCCCAGGCCATTAACCCGGAAATAAGCGTTGTAGGTATTTTTGCGGCCGCTTATTATTCACTGAACGACCCCGTTGTCTTTGCCGAGATCGATCCCCAGAACACGGGAGTCAACGTGCAGGAAATCGAGATAGGCTTTCAAGCTGTCGTCGATCCTTATTTCAGGTTCGACAGCTTCTTCCCGATTACGAACGAAGGGATCGAGATTGAAGAATCGTACGGCACGACTCTTTTCAGTCTCCCTTTGAACTCACAATTCAGAGTCGGTACGATGAGGGCGAAATTCGGGAGAATAAACCAGATACACAGACACAACCAGAACTTCGTGACGCTGCCCATAGTAGCCGCTGAATTCTTAGGCGAGCACCTGAACCCGACGAGCATCGAGGCTAATTTCCTCGTCCCGGTGCCATGGTACATGGAGCTGAGCGCCTCGGGCGGGAGCCCCGACGTGGAGACACAGACGTTTCAGAGGAGCCCTGACGCGAACAACATAGGGAACCTCCTCTACATATTCCACATGGCCAACTTCTTCGAAGTGAGCGATTCGCTCGGCGTCAACCTCGGGGCTTCATTCGCTACGGGCAGCAACGCTTCGGGGCCCGACGAGAGATCGAACCTCTACGGCGCCGACCTCTTCGCGAAATACCGTCCCCTGAGAGACAACCCTTACCAGGAATTCTCGGTCCAGTCGGAGTTCATGTGGAGACAGGCCGAAACGCCCGAGGAAGAGCTCGAGGACTACGGCTTTTACGCCGAGGCGATATACAGGTTCGCCAAGAGGTGGAACACGGGTGTAAGGTTCGATCTAACAGATACTAATACTCCCGTGACGGAAGAGGACGAGGGCGGGGAAGTGATCGAGCAAGCGGGGATTTCGCAAGTCGCAAGGCAGGAGGAAGAAGAGGAAGAAGGGATGCTGGGACTGCTCGGGAGGGCGTACCGTATTTCTCCGATGCTGACCTTCAGCCCGAGCGAGTTCTCGAGGATAAAGCTCGAATACGATTATCTCAACCAGAACTATGGGCCCGACCAGCACGCCGTCTTTCTACAGTTTCTCTACGCGATCGGGGCTCATGGGGCGCACCCATATTAATGAATTGACAGAGGAGGTCAAAACATGAAACGGCATACGATACTAAGAAGATTGATCATATGTGTGGCCCTCGCCGTCGTCTCCGCATTCTTCATGTGCGGAGAAGCCGGGGCGAAGGTGAATATTGTCACCTCCGTCCCCGATTTCGCGGCGATCGCGAGAGAGATCGGGGGAGACAAGGTCGATGTGGTGAGCCTGGGGAAGGGTTATCAGGACCCGCACTTCGTCGACGCGAAGCCCGTATACGTGACTAAGCTCAACAGGGCCGACATCCTCATCTACAACGGGCTCGACCTCGAATCGGGCTGGCTGCCGATCCTGGTAACAGGCGCGAGGAATTCGAAGATCTCGACGTTGAATTCAGAGGGGAACGTCGACGCGTCTACGTTTATAGCCAATGTCCTCGAAGTGCCGACAGGGCCTATAGACAGGTCGATGGGAGACGTACACCCGAGAGGGAACCCGCATTATCTGCTCGACCCGAGGAACGGCATCCCAGTAGCAAAGGGGATCGCGGCGAAACTTTCGGAAGTCGATCCGGAGAACGCTTCATACTACGATGAGAATTACGAGAAATTCGCCAAACTCCTCGAATCGAAGATAAAGGAGTGGGACGAAGAGCTCGCTCCTTATAAGGGGACCGAGATCGTTTCATATCACAAAAATCTCGAATACCTCTCGGAGTGGGCAGGACTTAAGGAGGTGGGATTCATAGAGCCCAAGCCCGGGATACCGCCGACACCTTCCCACGTCGCGGAGCTGATAAAAAAGATGAAATCCATGGACGTGAAGCTCGTCATAGCGTCTAACTACTACCCGCAAAAAACACCTTCGATAATTGCGGAGCAGACGGGCGCCGCGTTTCTTTCCATTCCCACGCAGGTTGAAGGAGAGGACGGCATCAACACGTATTTCGATCTCTTCGACGCGATCGTGGGCGAGATCACGGGAGCGCTCAGTGAGAAAAAGGGAGCGGCGGATCACTCGTATTCAGGCACGGAGGGATAACTCGAGTCGTTCATGCGCAGTCCACTGTGATGCATATCCTTACCGAAACCAGGCGGACTGCGCGTTGATTATTCAAGCTTAGCTATAGGAAATAAAATGCGGAATTTGATAGAGCTCGAAGACGCGACGATCGGTTACGAGAACAAGGGAATACTCGGTCCGATAAATCTCGCGATAGAAAAGGGCCGGTTCTGGGGAATACTCGGGCCTAACGGCAGCGGGAAATCCACGCTTCTCAGGACAGTCCTCGGCCTCCTGCCGCCGGTCTCGGGACACGTCAAAACCGCGGACGGCACGGTCTTCGGATACGTGCCTCAGAGCGAGAAGTTCGACCCTATATTCCCCGTATCCGTGGATGAGATGGTGTCTATGGGGAGATACGTAAGGGTACGGGCGGGAAAAAAGCTTACGTCATCCGACCTCGGCCACGTAACAAGGGCGCTCGAAAAAACAGGGGCTCTCCATCTGAGAGACCGCACGTTCAGGTCACTATCGGGGGGAGAGAAGCAGAGGGCACTCCTCGCGCGCGCCATTGCCGGCGAGCCCGACGTGCTCGTACTCGACGAGCCCACTGCGTCAGTGGATATGAAGGGGGAGGCGCAGATAATGGAGCTCGTAGGGAGTATAAGATCGGATGACGGACTAACGGTGCTCATGGTAAGCCATTTCCTGAACACGGTCGGCAAATATGCCGACAGGAT
This region includes:
- a CDS encoding metal ABC transporter ATP-binding protein, translated to MRNLIELEDATIGYENKGILGPINLAIEKGRFWGILGPNGSGKSTLLRTVLGLLPPVSGHVKTADGTVFGYVPQSEKFDPIFPVSVDEMVSMGRYVRVRAGKKLTSSDLGHVTRALEKTGALHLRDRTFRSLSGGEKQRALLARAIAGEPDVLVLDEPTASVDMKGEAQIMELVGSIRSDDGLTVLMVSHFLNTVGKYADRIMLIDKDSGYFEAGDKAEILTDDNLNKFFGINAGVRRIEDLREI
- a CDS encoding ATP-binding cassette domain-containing protein — translated: MEEIVKVRNLGFRYPDGTALKFDGRDFSVGRGERVVMLGPNGSGKSTLLSLLLGLLKPSEGEIEVLGVNPSKEYEKIRERIGALLQNVDLQIIAPRVWDDVSFSPRNYGYKEEETAELVDDILKKLEIEHLKDKVPHYLSGGEKTKVGLAGALVTKPELLILDEPFEHIDPACRTELIKLLNRVNQENGTAIILSTHNMNTVPLIADTVYLIAEGGSIAGKGTPKEIFSQVETLSRCHIEPPVLGELFSALRKQGVEMDVSLTVDEAACTIANAMVLSNNKTGLG
- a CDS encoding metal ABC transporter substrate-binding protein, whose translation is MKRHTILRRLIICVALAVVSAFFMCGEAGAKVNIVTSVPDFAAIAREIGGDKVDVVSLGKGYQDPHFVDAKPVYVTKLNRADILIYNGLDLESGWLPILVTGARNSKISTLNSEGNVDASTFIANVLEVPTGPIDRSMGDVHPRGNPHYLLDPRNGIPVAKGIAAKLSEVDPENASYYDENYEKFAKLLESKIKEWDEELAPYKGTEIVSYHKNLEYLSEWAGLKEVGFIEPKPGIPPTPSHVAELIKKMKSMDVKLVIASNYYPQKTPSIIAEQTGAAFLSIPTQVEGEDGINTYFDLFDAIVGEITGALSEKKGAADHSYSGTEG